In Elusimicrobiota bacterium, one DNA window encodes the following:
- a CDS encoding chalcone isomerase family protein codes for MKRFLLSALALAAIASPASADRRVEKMNIPEEHRMGEQTLRLQGTGIGKATFLGLKVFVAALYTESPLRSAQSLREAAGPLRMDFTFLRRVDAHNNARAWDYHFREFNDRPYAESARDLAVFKQSLGALHRGTVQSFELTGDQTRFYEGGVLKCVIPGKGFQRSFLSIWASDKREQRNLQKGLLGVL; via the coding sequence ATGAAACGATTCCTCCTTTCGGCGTTGGCCTTGGCGGCGATCGCCTCGCCCGCGTCGGCGGACCGGCGCGTGGAGAAAATGAACATCCCCGAGGAGCACCGCATGGGAGAACAAACCCTGCGCCTCCAGGGCACGGGAATCGGCAAGGCGACGTTTCTGGGGCTCAAGGTGTTTGTGGCCGCCCTATACACGGAGTCGCCCCTTCGTTCGGCCCAATCGCTTCGGGAGGCCGCGGGCCCCCTTCGAATGGATTTCACGTTTCTCCGTCGGGTGGACGCCCACAACAACGCCCGGGCCTGGGACTACCATTTCCGGGAATTCAACGATCGTCCCTACGCGGAAAGCGCCCGGGATTTGGCGGTTTTTAAACAATCCCTGGGCGCCCTCCATCGCGGCACGGTCCAAAGCTTTGAATTAACGGGCGACCAAACGCGTTTTTACGAGGGCGGCGTTCTGAAGTGCGTGATTCCCGGCAAGGGATTTCAGCGGTCCTTTCTTTCCATATGGGCCAGCGATAAACGGGAGCAGCGGAATTTACAAAAAGGCTTGTTGGGAGTCCTCTAG
- a CDS encoding zf-HC2 domain-containing protein, translating into MSHDALKNLLALYLDEAASPAEAARVESHLAACDECRAFRDGWSRLRPALAAARSAPAPAFAARVMARVRAEPAPRAGLGVWVAARIGGLFRPQWVWPVGAAAAALAVMVLAPVRPPAPVSLDTAQFVAELLPTVDETDGGTDDVANDIETYFL; encoded by the coding sequence ATGAGCCATGACGCGCTGAAAAATCTGTTGGCCCTTTACCTGGACGAGGCGGCCTCGCCCGCCGAAGCCGCGCGGGTGGAGTCCCACCTCGCGGCCTGCGACGAATGCCGCGCTTTTCGGGACGGCTGGTCCCGTTTGCGTCCCGCGCTGGCCGCGGCCCGATCGGCGCCCGCGCCGGCTTTTGCCGCCCGGGTCATGGCCCGCGTGCGGGCCGAGCCCGCGCCCCGGGCGGGACTGGGCGTCTGGGTCGCTGCTCGGATTGGGGGTCTGTTCCGCCCCCAATGGGTGTGGCCCGTGGGAGCGGCGGCCGCGGCCCTGGCCGTGATGGTTTTGGCGCCGGTCCGGCCGCCCGCGCCGGTGTCCCTGGACACCGCGCAATTCGTGGCGGAGCTGTTGCCGACGGTGGACGAGACGGACGGCGGGACGGACGACGTCGCCAACGATATCGAAACGTATTTTCTATAA
- a CDS encoding DUF1295 domain-containing protein: protein MSAILIWAVFSLLWLQQRRTQNATAVDAAWALGIGLQTAFLAWSSGGLPLRRVVIAGLVGIWSLRLAGYLYFNRVRTGVEDGRYARFRREWNPAVFYLFYMVQGLLVFLLPLTFRAALGSGAPFPSRWDAVGLGLWAVALLGESLADRQLARFRADPANRGKTCRVGLWRTSRHPNYFFEWLLWCAYVPMSLGAPGGAWSLAGPLLLLVLLTKVSGIPPTEAQALVSRGDDYRDYQRTTSAFVPWFPRTGARP, encoded by the coding sequence ATGAGCGCAATTTTAATCTGGGCGGTTTTCAGCCTCTTGTGGCTTCAACAGCGGCGAACCCAAAACGCCACCGCCGTGGACGCCGCCTGGGCCCTGGGCATCGGCCTGCAAACGGCCTTTTTGGCCTGGAGCTCGGGTGGATTGCCCCTTCGTCGGGTTGTGATCGCCGGCCTGGTGGGGATCTGGTCCCTCCGACTGGCGGGGTATCTGTATTTCAATCGAGTCCGCACGGGCGTCGAGGACGGCCGCTACGCCCGTTTCCGACGGGAATGGAACCCGGCGGTCTTTTACCTTTTTTACATGGTCCAGGGACTTCTGGTTTTTCTTCTCCCTCTCACCTTTCGGGCCGCTCTGGGAAGCGGGGCCCCTTTTCCGTCGCGGTGGGACGCCGTCGGCCTCGGGCTTTGGGCGGTGGCGCTCCTCGGGGAATCCCTGGCCGATCGCCAGTTGGCGCGGTTCCGGGCGGACCCGGCCAACCGGGGCAAAACCTGTCGGGTCGGGCTGTGGCGGACCTCCCGCCATCCCAATTACTTTTTTGAATGGCTTCTTTGGTGCGCCTACGTCCCGATGTCTCTCGGGGCCCCGGGCGGGGCGTGGTCCCTGGCGGGGCCCCTCCTTTTGCTGGTCCTGCTGACCAAAGTCTCCGGCATTCCGCCGACGGAGGCCCAGGCCTTGGTTTCCCGGGGGGACGATTACCGGGACTACCAACGGACCACCAGCGCCTTCGTCCCCTGGTTTCCCCGCACGGGGGCCCGCCCATGA
- a CDS encoding DUF1475 family protein has product MIRSLRALFGGIFLFMVWVTVAASLKRPLWEAWPGLSAEPWALATLADAYGGFLTFYAWVFYKEVSWAKRVLWFALIMAGGNITMSLYVLIETFRLPVEARPADLLLRRGS; this is encoded by the coding sequence ATGATTCGATCGTTGCGCGCGCTGTTCGGCGGAATTTTTCTGTTCATGGTTTGGGTCACGGTGGCGGCCAGCTTGAAGCGGCCGCTGTGGGAAGCTTGGCCCGGCCTGTCGGCGGAGCCCTGGGCCCTGGCGACCCTCGCCGACGCTTATGGCGGGTTCCTGACGTTTTACGCCTGGGTGTTTTACAAGGAAGTGTCCTGGGCGAAGCGGGTGCTTTGGTTTGCGCTCATCATGGCCGGGGGGAACATCACGATGTCCCTTTACGTGCTCATCGAGACCTTCCGCTTGCCGGTCGAGGCGCGCCCGGCGGACCTGTTGCTTCGCCGTGGATCCTAA
- a CDS encoding acyl-CoA desaturase, giving the protein MERPNNLNTPPPGGYRGRANLAAFGAVHLVALAALWGPVTKTALVLAAASFLLRKFGITAGYHRYFSHRSYKTSRFFQFVLAWLGASASQKGPLWWAAHHRVHHQESDGVRDIHSAVRDGFWWAHVGWVLDSKYDETNWRVIPDFARYPELRWLNAHFLVPPILWAAACLVLGGVPGLLWGFFVATTVLWHSTFLINSACHLFGRRRFPTRDTSRNSGLLALITLGEGWHNNHHYYPSSVNQGFYWWEFDVTFYLLRALKALGVVWDLRRPPARVLARGRGKIGFPAVVVPVVRATALVLALLVLPGAEAGARIRPVAKQVEFVRTPSFNAAVGPFRASR; this is encoded by the coding sequence ATGGAAAGACCGAATAATTTAAATACGCCGCCGCCGGGAGGTTACCGGGGGAGGGCGAATCTGGCGGCCTTCGGGGCCGTCCACCTGGTCGCCCTGGCGGCGCTCTGGGGCCCGGTGACAAAAACGGCCTTGGTCTTGGCCGCCGCTTCTTTTCTCCTTCGCAAATTCGGAATCACCGCCGGATATCACCGGTATTTTTCCCACCGGTCCTACAAAACGAGCCGGTTCTTCCAGTTCGTCCTGGCTTGGCTGGGGGCCTCGGCTTCCCAAAAGGGCCCGCTATGGTGGGCGGCCCATCACCGGGTTCACCACCAAGAGTCCGACGGGGTCCGGGACATTCACTCCGCCGTCCGGGACGGATTTTGGTGGGCCCACGTCGGCTGGGTTCTGGACTCCAAATACGACGAGACCAATTGGCGCGTCATTCCCGATTTCGCCCGCTACCCGGAATTGCGCTGGCTGAACGCGCATTTTTTAGTACCGCCGATTCTTTGGGCGGCGGCGTGTTTGGTCCTCGGTGGGGTGCCCGGCCTGCTGTGGGGGTTCTTCGTCGCCACGACCGTCCTGTGGCATTCCACGTTTCTGATCAATTCCGCCTGTCACCTGTTCGGGCGGCGTCGTTTCCCCACCCGCGACACCAGCCGCAACAGCGGCCTGCTGGCCTTGATCACCTTGGGGGAGGGTTGGCACAACAACCACCACTATTACCCGTCATCGGTCAATCAAGGCTTCTACTGGTGGGAATTCGACGTGACTTTTTATCTGTTGCGGGCTCTGAAGGCATTGGGCGTGGTGTGGGATCTCCGGCGTCCGCCCGCCCGCGTCCTGGCCCGGGGGCGGGGGAAGATTGGTTTTCCCGCCGTCGTTGTCCCGGTCGTTCGAGCGACCGCGCTTGTTTTGGCTCTTCTGGTTTTGCCCGGCGCTGAAGCGGGGGCGCGGATTCGTCCCGTCGCCAAGCAAGTCGAATTCGTCCGGACTCCTTCCTTCAATGCCGCGGTCGGACCTTTTCGGGCTTCCCGTTGA
- a CDS encoding TolC family protein, which translates to MRSGGVRTAAGLGAILLIGSAARAADPLTWDDAVRRAAARNPELAAARAGEDAARARRASSVNGFLPSVALSQRLSRSDGAAKTWSASGDASWDLYNGGAWAGYGAADAALREAQFQRRLVSADLRLDLFTAYAGLLFAQRQIGVARKIRDLRSDNAQMVDLKYRSGREYKGNRLRAAAELAQAEADLAQAQRDLSSAQSALGRRLGDEAFEAWTATGSLAVPSASVRPDWNALIADHPRVRLAESGVDAARAAHQKARSALAPTLSVGYSRRYDGPDFFPDTPHWSASGLVSWPIFGKGLTGAFFDAVAARRDWKAREENLRAARFELRRSLESAWSDWAARADRVAVQNQFLAAIEQQNSEASLRYASGLMSFENWEQVVTDLVNIERSALQAERDAAVAEAAWRNARGVPLEDQ; encoded by the coding sequence GTGAGAAGCGGCGGCGTTCGGACGGCGGCGGGCTTGGGAGCGATCCTTCTTATTGGATCGGCGGCCCGCGCCGCCGATCCCCTGACCTGGGACGACGCGGTCCGGCGGGCGGCGGCGCGGAACCCGGAGCTGGCCGCCGCGCGGGCGGGCGAAGACGCCGCCCGGGCCCGGCGCGCCTCCAGCGTCAACGGGTTTCTGCCCTCGGTCGCCCTGTCCCAGCGGCTCTCCCGATCGGACGGCGCGGCGAAAACCTGGAGCGCCTCCGGGGACGCTTCGTGGGATCTCTACAACGGCGGCGCCTGGGCCGGGTACGGCGCGGCCGACGCGGCCCTTCGCGAAGCCCAATTTCAGCGTCGATTGGTTTCCGCCGACCTCCGCCTGGATCTGTTCACCGCCTACGCCGGACTGCTGTTCGCCCAACGCCAAATCGGCGTGGCCCGGAAAATTCGCGATCTCCGAAGCGACAACGCCCAGATGGTCGACCTCAAATACCGGTCGGGCCGCGAATACAAGGGAAACCGCCTTCGGGCCGCCGCCGAACTGGCTCAGGCCGAAGCCGACTTGGCCCAGGCGCAACGGGATTTGTCGTCGGCCCAAAGCGCCTTGGGTCGACGCCTGGGGGACGAGGCGTTTGAGGCCTGGACGGCGACGGGGTCGTTGGCGGTCCCCTCCGCGTCGGTCCGCCCCGATTGGAACGCCTTGATCGCGGACCACCCCCGCGTTCGATTGGCCGAGTCCGGCGTCGACGCCGCCCGGGCCGCCCACCAAAAAGCCCGGAGCGCCCTCGCGCCCACCTTGAGCGTGGGCTACAGTCGGCGCTACGACGGCCCCGACTTTTTTCCGGACACGCCCCACTGGAGCGCCTCGGGGCTTGTGAGTTGGCCGATTTTCGGCAAGGGGTTGACGGGCGCTTTTTTTGACGCGGTCGCCGCCCGGCGCGATTGGAAGGCCCGGGAAGAGAACCTTCGGGCCGCCCGCTTCGAACTTCGCCGGTCCCTGGAAAGCGCCTGGTCCGATTGGGCCGCCCGCGCGGACCGGGTGGCGGTGCAGAATCAATTTTTAGCGGCCATTGAACAACAAAACAGCGAGGCGTCCCTTCGCTACGCCTCGGGCCTCATGAGCTTTGAAAACTGGGAGCAGGTCGTGACCGATCTGGTGAACATCGAACGCAGCGCCCTTCAGGCGGAACGGGACGCGGCGGTGGCCGAGGCGGCCTGGCGGAACGCCCGGGGCGTCCCCTTGGAGGACCAATGA
- a CDS encoding RNA polymerase sigma factor — protein sequence MANPIDDTLRREEWALVQEVLGGTPDSFEPLVRRHEARVRSLCVALLQDAAEAEDAAQEAFLKAYRALGRFRNESSFSTWLHRIAHNHCLDVIKSRKRRPAESLDALLEKGDGILAGRTDGSPAPGRALDVHQLLKNLSPDYRTVLVLREVQGFDYGEIARIMRVTVDSVKARLRRARQTLLESTRHVDAPGVVQRLETQNEP from the coding sequence ATGGCGAACCCCATCGACGACACCCTTCGCCGCGAAGAATGGGCCCTGGTCCAGGAGGTTCTGGGCGGGACGCCCGATTCCTTTGAGCCCCTGGTGCGCCGCCACGAAGCCCGGGTTCGGTCCCTGTGCGTGGCCCTCCTTCAGGACGCCGCCGAGGCCGAGGACGCCGCCCAAGAGGCGTTTCTGAAAGCCTACCGAGCCCTGGGCCGGTTCCGGAACGAATCGTCTTTTTCCACCTGGCTCCACCGAATCGCCCACAACCATTGCTTGGACGTTATTAAGTCCCGAAAACGTCGGCCCGCCGAATCCCTGGACGCGCTGTTGGAAAAAGGGGATGGAATTCTGGCCGGGCGGACCGACGGATCCCCCGCCCCCGGTCGGGCGTTGGACGTTCATCAACTTCTCAAAAATTTATCCCCCGACTACCGGACCGTCCTCGTTTTGCGGGAGGTCCAGGGGTTCGATTACGGCGAAATCGCCCGAATCATGCGCGTCACCGTGGATTCGGTGAAGGCCCGACTGCGGCGAGCGCGCCAAACCCTGCTGGAATCGACGCGACACGTCGACGCCCCCGGCGTCGTCCAACGTTTGGAGACCCAAAATGAGCCATGA
- a CDS encoding DUF2062 domain-containing protein, with protein MDPKVLAEGWFRRRVLRPLLEQLRQGATPEGLAASCAVGVVIGVNPILGSTTVLCLAAGALGRLNHVALQLANHLVYPLELILLPGFVRLGEWVFRLDPVPLNPITLVQEFLTGPVVFLRKFGGSGLAGIAVWLVLGVPAGFLGARILKTVFRHLAERKGRESNGKTE; from the coding sequence GTGGATCCTAAAGTCCTCGCGGAGGGGTGGTTTCGCCGGCGGGTGTTGCGCCCGCTCCTTGAACAGCTTCGCCAGGGGGCGACGCCCGAAGGGCTCGCGGCCAGTTGCGCCGTGGGCGTGGTGATCGGGGTCAATCCGATTTTGGGATCGACGACGGTCCTCTGCCTCGCCGCCGGGGCCCTGGGGCGTTTGAACCACGTGGCCCTCCAATTGGCGAACCATTTGGTGTATCCCTTGGAATTGATTTTGTTGCCGGGGTTCGTGCGTTTGGGGGAATGGGTTTTCCGATTGGATCCGGTGCCCTTGAACCCGATCACGCTCGTCCAGGAATTTTTGACCGGGCCGGTGGTGTTTCTTCGAAAATTCGGCGGGTCGGGTTTGGCCGGGATCGCGGTGTGGCTGGTCCTGGGAGTCCCCGCCGGGTTTTTGGGCGCTCGAATTCTAAAAACGGTTTTTCGGCATTTGGCGGAGCGCAAAGGACGTGAATCGAATGGAAAGACCGAATAA
- a CDS encoding CapA family protein, with amino-acid sequence MKGFLLLPLFMVRRTRWSAVGRFLLVSGLSLAATPLYLLDRADRPPAAPSVVLLAGGDVMVARHIGVLAGRRGLPALFEGLRGLAGPRDIFFANLESPLGPAGLSPAFPEKPFNFLGSTGTAAALKESGFTLVSMANNHGMDYGPEAIAHTTNALTAAGVAWAGVGADATDARALRVLERRGIRFGFLAYADAHSPRVFADRDRAGVSGLRPAWILEDIARWRSRVDVLVVSLHWGIEYADRPTDRQQRLARRIIDAGADVVLGHHPHVFQGLEEYNGGLIVYSLGNLLFDQRGDRRDQNYLVRCVFRGGRRESTALVPLARRDKFIPVRAASEEAADILAEASRRSAPLQRTMPAWLPIPAAGPRPKGPMPSRGLEAPAPPTVAPRLLARREDPPPTP; translated from the coding sequence TTGAAGGGCTTCCTCCTTCTCCCCCTTTTTATGGTCCGCCGCACGCGATGGTCGGCCGTTGGTCGATTCTTATTGGTGAGCGGCCTTTCCCTGGCCGCGACCCCGCTTTATTTATTGGACCGGGCGGACCGTCCCCCCGCGGCGCCCTCCGTCGTTCTGTTGGCGGGCGGCGACGTCATGGTCGCCCGGCACATCGGCGTCCTCGCCGGACGGCGGGGCCTTCCCGCCTTGTTCGAAGGCCTTCGGGGGCTGGCCGGGCCCCGGGACATTTTTTTCGCCAACCTGGAATCGCCTTTGGGACCCGCCGGGCTCTCCCCCGCTTTCCCGGAAAAACCCTTTAATTTTCTGGGATCCACCGGCACCGCCGCGGCCTTAAAGGAATCCGGTTTTACCCTTGTGTCCATGGCCAACAACCACGGCATGGACTACGGTCCCGAAGCCATCGCCCACACGACAAACGCCCTGACCGCCGCCGGCGTGGCCTGGGCGGGGGTCGGCGCCGACGCCACGGACGCCCGGGCCCTGCGCGTCCTTGAACGCCGGGGGATCCGCTTCGGCTTCCTGGCCTACGCCGACGCCCATTCGCCCCGGGTGTTCGCCGATCGCGATCGGGCCGGCGTGTCGGGTCTTCGTCCGGCCTGGATTTTGGAGGACATCGCGCGCTGGCGCTCCCGGGTGGACGTGCTGGTCGTGTCCCTTCACTGGGGCATCGAATACGCCGATCGGCCCACCGACCGGCAGCAACGGCTGGCCCGGCGGATCATCGACGCGGGCGCCGACGTGGTGTTGGGCCACCACCCCCACGTCTTTCAGGGTCTGGAGGAATACAACGGCGGGTTGATTGTTTACAGCCTGGGGAACCTGCTTTTCGATCAACGGGGCGACCGGCGGGACCAAAATTACCTGGTGCGTTGCGTCTTTCGAGGAGGGCGCCGGGAGAGCACGGCGCTGGTGCCCCTGGCCCGCCGGGATAAATTTATTCCCGTGCGCGCGGCGTCGGAAGAGGCCGCCGATATTTTGGCCGAGGCTTCCCGGCGGTCCGCGCCCCTTCAGCGAACGATGCCGGCCTGGCTGCCGATCCCGGCGGCGGGGCCGAGGCCGAAAGGACCAATGCCGTCGCGCGGTCTCGAAGCGCCGGCTCCGCCGACCGTGGCGCCCCGCCTACTGGCCCGCCGGGAGGACCCGCCGCCGACGCCGTGA
- a CDS encoding GIY-YIG nuclease family protein, whose protein sequence is MADGGPSEWSVYIVRCVDGSFYTGVAKDVERRLGQHNAGKGAAYTRSRRPVDLRFREDGLTRSQALVREAQIKSWDRPQKEKFLKTAGSQKKKPSRRRRRVLPAGQ, encoded by the coding sequence ATGGCCGACGGGGGACCGTCCGAGTGGAGCGTTTATATTGTGCGGTGCGTGGACGGTTCGTTTTACACGGGGGTGGCCAAGGACGTGGAACGGCGTCTGGGCCAGCACAACGCGGGGAAAGGCGCCGCCTACACCCGGTCCCGGCGGCCGGTCGACCTTCGTTTTCGGGAAGACGGCCTTACCCGGTCCCAGGCCCTGGTTCGGGAAGCCCAAATTAAATCCTGGGACCGGCCCCAAAAGGAAAAATTCCTCAAAACCGCGGGGAGCCAAAAGAAAAAGCCCTCACGGCGTCGGCGGCGGGTCCTCCCGGCGGGCCAGTAG
- a CDS encoding Spy/CpxP family protein refolding chaperone, with product MKRIQNARWLSLALGALVLAGSSLRAEPSENSGPRGGPRGEMGGGTGGDRERPFEKIKAELGLTDEQAAKLREHRQAHRQAGLALWQDARAKREALRAELEKPNFDENKVKSLQASARAAQEKLQDHRLQGIIDVKKILTPEQFAKFQTIMKEKRGQWGNRRGGGFQGSRGAGGRRGGGRFGGRSGNQGEQGGAGPSEESGPDQGGGPGQPGGEEY from the coding sequence ATGAAACGAATTCAAAACGCACGTTGGTTGTCCTTGGCGCTCGGGGCGCTGGTCTTGGCCGGGTCGTCCCTTCGGGCCGAACCGTCGGAAAATTCGGGCCCGCGCGGCGGACCCCGCGGGGAAATGGGGGGCGGGACGGGGGGAGATCGGGAACGGCCCTTTGAGAAAATCAAAGCCGAACTGGGACTGACCGATGAGCAAGCCGCCAAACTTCGGGAGCACCGCCAGGCCCATCGCCAGGCGGGCCTGGCCCTTTGGCAGGACGCCCGCGCCAAACGGGAAGCCCTCAGGGCCGAGCTGGAAAAGCCGAACTTCGATGAGAACAAAGTGAAGTCGCTCCAGGCCTCGGCCCGGGCGGCCCAGGAGAAATTGCAGGACCATCGGCTCCAGGGCATCATCGATGTGAAGAAAATTCTGACGCCCGAGCAGTTCGCCAAGTTCCAGACCATCATGAAGGAAAAACGGGGTCAATGGGGCAATCGCCGGGGCGGCGGATTTCAAGGGTCCCGCGGCGCCGGCGGACGCCGGGGCGGCGGCCGGTTCGGGGGCCGGTCCGGGAATCAAGGAGAACAGGGGGGGGCGGGGCCCAGTGAGGAGTCCGGTCCGGACCAGGGCGGCGGTCCCGGTCAGCCGGGCGGCGAAGAGTATTGA
- a CDS encoding efflux RND transporter periplasmic adaptor subunit, with translation MKKKRILIIAGLLAAGAGIYVAARRGGSTPAEATTQRVVQAHRGPIELTVDATGVVSPLNRVEIKPPIAGRIEDIRVAEGSRVDKAQVLAWMSTTDRAAILDAARAQGPEALKRWDDVYKPTPIAAPLAGEIILKNIVVGQTVDQSSVLFALSDRLIVLAQVDEVDIGRVTEGLPARMTLDAYPNLSIPGKVFNILHEGKNVSNVITYGVKVSPEKTPPFFRSQMTATVSFVLQRKESALLVPAAAVQDRNGVKRVLIPGADGKPATRDVTTGLENGESVEILTGLNEGDSVLVVRKKYTPQKGESSSPLVLSPGRRSGASSARSGSAR, from the coding sequence ATGAAGAAGAAAAGAATTTTGATCATCGCCGGCCTTTTGGCCGCGGGCGCCGGAATTTACGTCGCCGCCCGCCGCGGCGGTTCGACCCCGGCGGAGGCCACGACCCAACGGGTGGTCCAGGCCCACCGGGGTCCCATCGAACTCACCGTGGACGCCACGGGGGTCGTTTCGCCTTTGAACCGCGTGGAGATCAAGCCGCCCATTGCGGGCCGCATCGAGGACATCCGGGTGGCGGAGGGCAGCCGCGTGGACAAAGCCCAGGTGTTGGCTTGGATGAGCACCACCGACCGGGCCGCCATTTTGGACGCCGCCCGGGCCCAGGGCCCGGAGGCGCTTAAACGATGGGACGACGTCTACAAACCCACGCCGATCGCGGCGCCCCTGGCGGGGGAAATCATTTTGAAAAACATCGTCGTGGGACAGACGGTGGACCAAAGCTCCGTGCTCTTCGCCCTCTCGGACCGGCTCATCGTCCTGGCCCAGGTGGACGAGGTGGACATCGGCCGCGTGACCGAAGGGCTTCCCGCCCGCATGACTCTGGACGCCTACCCCAATTTGTCCATCCCCGGGAAGGTGTTCAATATTTTGCACGAGGGGAAAAACGTCTCCAACGTCATCACCTACGGGGTCAAAGTGTCGCCGGAAAAAACGCCGCCCTTTTTCCGCTCCCAAATGACGGCCACCGTCAGCTTTGTCCTGCAGCGCAAGGAATCGGCTTTGCTGGTGCCGGCGGCGGCCGTTCAAGATCGGAACGGCGTCAAGCGGGTGTTGATCCCCGGGGCCGACGGAAAACCGGCGACCCGGGACGTGACCACCGGGCTTGAAAACGGCGAAAGCGTTGAAATTTTGACGGGCCTGAACGAGGGGGATTCCGTCCTCGTGGTTCGCAAAAAGTACACCCCGCAGAAAGGCGAATCGTCGAGCCCCCTCGTCCTATCGCCGGGGCGCCGGTCGGGAGCGTCGTCGGCGCGGTCCGGGAGCGCCCGCTGA
- a CDS encoding class I SAM-dependent methyltransferase, translating to MIAALINAMERGWLPDAVVRAGIRRLCRQRLDALGARPADAEERYAEDLRRGPLAVHTVDANRQHYELPPAFFGLVLGRHRKYSSGYWPAANTTLDESEEAALSETAARAELMDGQKILELGCGWGSLSLFMAERFPRAQILSLSNSAPQREFIEEAARSRGLTNLRVITRNIADVADLEKEYPLFDRIVSVEMFEHLKNYETLFERLSRWMTPAGKLFVHVFTHRAFSYPFEAEGEDNWMGRYFFTGGQMPGHGLLPRFQKHLTLEKDWRWDGTHYARTSEAWLDNLDAHRREIRPILENVYGRAARDRWFQRWRIFFMACAELFGYQNGAQWGVGHYRFKNGGRG from the coding sequence ATGATCGCCGCCCTGATCAACGCCATGGAGCGGGGCTGGTTGCCCGATGCCGTCGTTCGCGCGGGCATTCGCCGCCTTTGCCGCCAACGGCTGGACGCCCTGGGCGCCCGGCCCGCCGACGCCGAGGAACGCTACGCCGAGGACCTTCGCCGCGGACCTCTGGCGGTTCACACCGTTGACGCCAACCGCCAGCACTACGAATTGCCCCCGGCGTTTTTCGGCCTCGTGTTGGGCCGCCACCGGAAATACAGTTCGGGCTACTGGCCCGCCGCGAACACGACCCTGGACGAATCCGAGGAGGCCGCGCTGTCGGAAACCGCGGCCCGGGCCGAATTGATGGACGGGCAGAAAATCCTGGAACTCGGCTGCGGCTGGGGCTCCTTGAGCCTCTTTATGGCGGAACGGTTCCCCCGGGCCCAAATTCTGTCTTTGTCCAATTCGGCGCCCCAGCGGGAGTTCATCGAAGAGGCGGCCCGCTCCCGGGGATTGACGAATTTGCGGGTGATCACCCGCAACATCGCGGACGTGGCGGATTTGGAAAAGGAGTATCCTCTCTTTGATCGAATCGTCAGCGTGGAAATGTTCGAACACTTAAAGAATTACGAGACTCTCTTTGAGCGGCTCTCGCGTTGGATGACGCCCGCGGGCAAGCTCTTCGTCCACGTGTTCACCCATCGGGCGTTCTCCTACCCCTTCGAGGCCGAGGGGGAGGACAACTGGATGGGGCGGTATTTTTTCACGGGCGGCCAAATGCCCGGCCACGGCCTACTGCCCCGCTTCCAAAAACATTTGACGCTGGAAAAGGATTGGCGGTGGGACGGCACCCACTACGCCCGGACCTCCGAGGCGTGGCTCGACAACCTGGACGCCCACCGGCGGGAAATCCGTCCCATTCTGGAAAATGTCTACGGGCGCGCGGCGCGGGACCGGTGGTTCCAACGCTGGCGGATTTTCTTTATGGCCTGCGCCGAACTGTTCGGTTACCAAAACGGCGCCCAATGGGGCGTGGGCCATTACCGGTTCAAAAACGGGGGCCGGGGATGA